One segment of Streptomyces roseifaciens DNA contains the following:
- a CDS encoding FadR/GntR family transcriptional regulator, with the protein MPLNSPKRSRLVDQVIAGLRSQITSGEWPVGSRIPTEPELVEQLGVARNTVREAVRALAHNGLLDIRQGSGTYVIATSELAGVMNRRFADADPLHVAELRSALEASAARLAARRRTEQDLVQLAALLERREEAWRSGDAERFVEADATLHTAVVSAAHNEVMAEVYADLGGVMRDFLRAGVGTALQPEGLVDHGRLVAAIEEGDEETAGAEASAYPFGCLGAAEPAG; encoded by the coding sequence ATGCCACTGAACTCGCCCAAGCGCTCCCGCCTCGTCGACCAGGTCATCGCCGGGCTGCGCAGCCAGATCACGTCCGGTGAGTGGCCCGTCGGCTCGCGCATCCCCACCGAGCCGGAGCTGGTCGAGCAGCTCGGCGTCGCGCGCAACACCGTGCGCGAGGCCGTGCGCGCCCTCGCGCACAACGGCCTGCTGGACATCCGGCAGGGATCCGGCACCTACGTCATCGCCACGAGCGAGCTGGCGGGCGTGATGAACCGCCGCTTCGCCGACGCCGACCCGCTGCACGTGGCCGAGCTGCGCAGCGCCCTGGAGGCGTCGGCCGCCCGGCTCGCGGCCCGCCGGCGCACCGAGCAGGACCTGGTGCAGCTGGCGGCGCTGCTGGAGCGGCGCGAGGAGGCGTGGCGCTCGGGCGACGCCGAGCGGTTCGTGGAGGCGGACGCCACGCTGCACACGGCCGTCGTCTCCGCCGCGCACAACGAGGTGATGGCCGAGGTGTACGCGGACCTCGGCGGGGTGATGCGCGACTTCCTGCGGGCCGGTGTGGGGACGGCGCTGCAGCCGGAAGGGCTCGTCGACCACGGGCGGCTCGTCGCGGCCATCGAGGAGGGGGACGAGGAGACCGCGGGGGCGGAGGCGAGCGCGTACCCCTTCGGCTGCCTGGGCGCGGCGGAACCGGCAGGCTGA